The nucleotide sequence aacgcgcgtccggcttACCAAACTTTAAGCCTAGTACCTATGTTAAGTTTATGTCCGTGTGCTTATGAAAATAACTTGTCAACAGGTAAGCTCAACGGATTGTAATAGCATACAACACGCAAACACACAAACACACAACCACACGAAAACGACAGAAAGGAATGGTTTTGAAGTAAACTTTATGAAGTAGAGAATACTTCGATTTCCTTAAATGAACTTTCCAATTTTATTTAACGTATATTGATTCCCGTCCATTTCTTTTTACAGTATTACAGACACAGACACTCCCCCTCCCCCAGTGTTTGCAGGTCCGGCATCAACGCTGCATCTGGTCTATTATGATAATTCAGTCCTGCATTCCAAcaacaaaataagtttaatacgGAAATGCGACAAACAAGCTTGTATTTGTCGAAAAACTtcttttcactttcgatctttcaatcctggtatctatgatgagtttattttatgtTAATAGGTAAAACAGGTTTTCCGGTAAGGTCTTTTACGTGTGGCTTGTGACGCTGTTTTAATATCgcaatatattttgtcaaaaatctcTTCTTTTAACGGATAAAAAAGTGAAGTACTCTATTATGTATGAGGTCAATATGACATGCATATGAATCGTGTATTTATTATGACTCGTTTGTAAACCTGTTGACGTAATTGTCCCTTTTTGAGTTGTATATCGTAACTTTTCAAATTTGACttaatctttcaatcaatttaattcatttttaagacATTCAATAAAATACTTTTGTCAAAAAGTAGAATTCTATATTCGATTTGTATTCATTCTATCCCTTGAATAACATTGAAATGTATAAAGACACGGGTTAGGGTAAAAAGccattatacatttgtatgttgttttgaaaaataaattcaaagcATATTTCATAAATAGTACAAACTTTTACGGTGTCTTGGAGCGCTATATGTTTAACTTTCTCGCTTTGTTTGACCTATTGTTTTAACTCACGATTATTCTTGGGTAGATTAACCAAACAAAAAGTGTTAATACTTTTAAAAGTCGGGttggattttttaattttttttacagatttatatTATATAATGGATGCATATTATGaataattcatatcaattcagcaatattttggaaattatattttgttttcttttgttatttacaGGTATGTTGGTATCACTTAGTTCGTTCATTTGTCTTTGAAAAAACATTAAgtaaaagcaaaaaacaaaatatcaaatttcatgtcTGCtgtctgagaaaaaaaaacaaccagatATTTTATTGTCGAGGTATACAACAATATCTACTGAATTGGAATGATTTTAATAAAGATATCTGGTAAAAAGTAGTACAGTAAATGTGTATTTTTCGTCAACACATTGGAAGTACTAGttcataaaaaaattctaataagATATTGACAGTACTTGATCAAATTTTCGTCTCGttgattcttttttattataacagGGCTTTCCGGTTTCATTGTTAAAATGACAATTCGGGATGTAATTTTATAAAGTCAACAAGTAGATTATGcgttgttttataatttttccattgatagaattgtattatattataattgcACACCCTCAGGAATGAAGGATTACATATAGgtataaaatatattgaattctacttaaggtttatgaccccttctgtggcCTGTGAATTACGaaaatttcaaactgcaataTTATCAAGacagcaaagataatgaataatagagatgggcCATTTTGTACATTATCGAGGGGAGACTTCGTGCAAAGCCTTATTATTTATAGTTTCGTTGCgtttagtagaaaaagagaattttgtgaaaataaaaccaagaactttgtagaaaatccacagactttaatatagagatttttgttataaaatttgaaacatagattactcacttgtttttctatgatgtgctagcgttcattgtttacaaaaaggcCTAAACAACCTATAAATTACAAAACACCTCATggtgagtcactaaagtcgagcgcaccataaaaggtgtacttgaattggtccatatttatatttgttttaaccaataactaaatttataaacttgttttaaggaaaccattgctagcactgcatgtaATAATCCTCTATTTATCAAGCACAAAATTatcaaatatgagagtacaaggggaattaaaggctgtggattttctataaaatttacgTTTATTTAGCATTGAAttaacacaagggtacataatccttaaaggATGCCAATTTAGTTAGTAAGAATAAGAAAACACTCAATAAGTTTCATGCTAACGGAGCGCTTTCCTAGATTTAGCATCATGAGGATTGCTCAAACCAAAAATTGTGAAACCAGGGAGGATACATATAAAATATTGGGCTTTCCGCCCATTTATatagtaaaatatatttttttacatgagcgtcactgatgagtcttatgtagacgaaacgcgcgtctggcgtattaaattataaacctggtacctttgataactaaaacatgtaaaagaagcGAGCCATATGCTTCACATTTTTCAAGTGACTGATATTTTACTTGGTAAAGCCGGTAATATGTTTATTGTCCTATAAATATTCTTTACCAGGGCGATAAATACTTAAACATGTGAAGATATATTACCAAAAGAGTCCGAAGCAAAATAACCATATCAATCTTAGGTCACTTTTCATATGGGACCGttttaacaatttaaatataCCACCATTAAAGAAATAAGAGTATGTTGTAAATCATGTAAGCACGAAAACACGTATTTATTTGCTAGATTACAACATAAGTTTGTggaatataaattatttagtaTGCTAAatagaaaaaatcaaaaaagataAATCATTCGAAAGAAAgaaagtataaaacaaaataaaacagtcCAAATATCCGTAAGGGAGTATGGCTAATGGATTTATTTACATAATCAAATATGATTCGATTGGTTCATTTGATGATACCACACTCATAACGGTAGTTTTGTACTTTTCTTGTCACCACAAAGCTACTATAAAAATCAAAGCTcaatagatgtaaaaaaaaaggcaaacattagtataccgctttCAAGTTACAGGACAGGAGGGTAGGTGGAAATgctaatatatatgttttggcaCAAGTAAAAAGTACACGTGAGAACCTAGTGACATTCAAAAAGTACAAAAGCAAATTCAATGCTTATAGGGAAATCAgaaatgataaataaaggcaacagtagtataccgctgtttcaaagtcataaatggattgagagaaatcaaatccgggttacaaactaaaatcagGGGAAACATGTTTACTATACTAGAAAAACAACAGAACTCTAAAGTGTTAATAATACGGAGTAGGCCAAAGCAACACCATcttacatatttgaaaaaaatgagacTGTaccaaaaatgtaaaacacaagagactgtacaaaatatttaaaagatatgagactacaaaatatttaaacaaaagagactgtacaaaaaaaaaccagacgaTGTCCTTAGTAATGAAACCAAAAATTGATACCAAGAGGGCATTCTGTCTgatcttaaatattttaaacttgctgttttattttaaagtttcattTCCTAATAAAATTGTAGGTTTTTGCCTTAGTAAGGAATGTAGCGGTGCATTAAATGGACACTATGATACAGAATCGTGTGCTGTCGGGGGCTGCTGCATACCAAGTGACGGTACAGGTGACACACGGTGTTGTATACCAACATTGACACTTATATTGGTATCTGTCTTTATTGGAGGTACTATCGCTACTATCATTGTGGTAATTCTATGTTGTGTAATATGTCGATACCGAAAGAAAAAGAAACTTCGTCAGAGACTAGAGGAAAGGCGTCGGCGTCAGCGGGAGAGAGATCAAGAAAGACAGAGACGACTTATGATGGATCCTTTTGTTAATGGGGATCCTTTTCTAGCTACAGGACAAGAAGGTGGGTGAATATGGGAACCATATTTACTTATGTAAAAAACGaggatgtggtataattaccaattagacaactttaaaacaaaaaacaaattacgAAAAATGTATCAACTATAGGACAACTTACGTCCGTCATTAAAAAGCAATAAGCAAACCCAACGTCGCAATGGTACCTTAAAAAGACCAGTCTTGgacaattataaaacaatttaaacgataCAAGTAACGACctgtttaatatataaaacaatttaagatGATATAAAACGAAACGTACACATTGAACTTTCACATCTGATTGTATTGAATGAATTTTTGTGGACATTTAAGTTAATATTAAGTTATTTAATTATATGTAGTTGAAGGTACGTCACAGCCTCCACATTACCATGGACAGGAAACGGATACAAATATACCACATCAGCCTCAGCCACAAACACAGGCACCAACACAGGCTCCAACACAGGCACCTTCACAACAAAACAGATATGTTCCACCACCATATCCAAATTCTCCACCACCAGCATATTACTCAAGAATAGGTACACGTCAAGAAAACAGACAGAGAAGTAGGACAAGAAATTCTACAATACAAAGTCGCAGTTCTTTTCATACAGACGACATACAACCGGAAGTGACTTGTGTTAATAGTCCTTCATCTTCTATTCCACCACCTGTTCCTGCACCAATTATACAGCAATCTAATTCCAGAAATAGTAATTATGtttcaacaacaaatataattgttCCACTAGGATTAGTTGAAATTAACAATGCAAATAATAGGAATAACAGTCGAATTCACAATGAACAACGTGTTCTTACAATTGAGGACCTTGAATCAGATGACAAAGAAGATCCAATGGGAGAATTATCAAAACCGGAATCTAGAATGtcaacaaaattttcattttatccaAACAATGCAAGTAGACTGTCAGTGCATCCTGAGGAAAAAAGTCCTTCGATGCGAAACTCAAGGACAAGCACTAAAATGGACAATGGAAGTCCAACAAAACACGAATCTAGATTGTCCAAACGAAGTGATACAAGAAATGTGGCAAATAAGGATTCAAGAAATTCAATCAAATCCGAAACAAGGAATTCTGTAAACAATGAATCTCGAGTGTCTTCACACACGATGCAGTCAGTATCGAATATTGATCAACCAAAGACGCACAATGATAATAGAGGTCTGTTTATCAAGAGTAGGATATCAGTGGTTCCTGAGGATTTAGGGAGGGATGATAACATAACACGTAACAGTTCACATGGTCGTAGCTATGTAAGATCGGTTGATCCCGACGAACGTGTAGTCAGTAACTTAGATTATGTATAGAGCTGTTTAATTCTTTAATGTCATCGGAGTAGGTGTGATAGAAACCCTAAACAATTAGTTAAATTGTACAACCATTTCGGAATTATGTCAATTCTATTCATATTTGAATAGTAGAACTAACTCTGGACACTCTAATGATGAAATGTTCGTTGTGCATCACTATCGACAATTCATACAGTTTTTGGTATATTTTCAGTATTATTTAGGATTTATTCACAATTTTCTTTGGAAAATGTCTGTAAGCAATATGACCGTCTGTTGATTAATTAagtctaaagtttttttttcaggttTGATGAACCCCTTGTTTGAATCTACCTTACTTGATATTTCGAATATTCATTTTTTGAATTCGTGCTTTACATTtcaaactacaaaataaaaaaggCAACTTAAGTTTGTATTGTTTTTACTGCTTGTTGTGTCATTTAGAGTGAGGAAAGGGAGTTAAGTCAAAATATTTTGACCTTTAAGTTTGAATAACACAAAACAGATTAGTATGAGTGTATGTCTCCACAAATGTTGCATATGACAAGAGATATTTAATTTGAACCTTCAATATAAATAGTAATATCACTCAATACGATATGACGtacatttttttcaatagtttttaGAATAGCATACACCTTACAAGTAACTTAATATTCAAACTACAATAAAGAAGATCATGCAAGACCGTTAATAATGACACAGTTGATCGCGTC is from Mytilus galloprovincialis chromosome 6, xbMytGall1.hap1.1, whole genome shotgun sequence and encodes:
- the LOC143080512 gene encoding uncharacterized protein LOC143080512, whose translation is MHIMNNSYQFSNILEIIFCFLLLFTGFCLSKECSGALNGHYDTESCAVGGCCIPSDGTGDTRCCIPTLTLILVSVFIGGTIATIIVVILCCVICRYRKKKKLRQRLEERRRRQRERDQERQRRLMMDPFVNGDPFLATGQEVEGTSQPPHYHGQETDTNIPHQPQPQTQAPTQAPTQAPSQQNRYVPPPYPNSPPPAYYSRIGTRQENRQRSRTRNSTIQSRSSFHTDDIQPEVTCVNSPSSSIPPPVPAPIIQQSNSRNSNYVSTTNIIVPLGLVEINNANNRNNSRIHNEQRVLTIEDLESDDKEDPMGELSKPESRMSTKFSFYPNNASRLSVHPEEKSPSMRNSRTSTKMDNGSPTKHESRLSKRSDTRNVANKDSRNSIKSETRNSVNNESRVSSHTMQSVSNIDQPKTHNDNRGLFIKSRISVVPEDLGRDDNITRNSSHGRSYVRSVDPDERVVSNLDYV